In Euphorbia lathyris chromosome 2, ddEupLath1.1, whole genome shotgun sequence, the sequence GTTGGTTATTTATTGGCTAAGATGGAAAGAATAAAATGGATATCATAGCCATACCATCTCCGTTCTATGTACTCGTCGCAAGTTAGATTTCTCCACCGTGCATGGCTAGATTCTGAATTTTTTggatatttttttcaaattttaggaATTCAAAGATGTAAGAAATGGTTTTAGGGGGAGAATAATGAAAATGGAAGAGAGATAAATGAGAGATTATAGATGGaaagaaatgactaaattatctTTACAACTTAAATGAGTCTCATATTGAAGTCAAAGACTTAGTCAAATTATGTCACGTCAACATTTTTAATAGTTTATTTCAATACAAAGTTGAACTGAACATACAACTTTAGATTTAGGTAGGACTATAATCGAGCCGAGTCGATCCGAGCTTTGGTCTACTCATGCTCGACTCGTCAAAAAATTTGACGAGCTCAAGCCCGAGATTTTGTTTGTGAGCTGTTCACGAGCTTATTCACGAGCTTTGGTTCATGACTAGCTCGTTAATTCAGTTCATAAACTTCGCTctcgaacaactcattaattatattgatttggaatttctttaacataaaACTGCATAgttttgaaatttataaaactaaagtttacacaaaaatacgttgttttacatttccccttttataaaaatattattattgaaaaaataatcgaaccaaACTTGCTCAAGAGagtgttcatgaacattatgaTCAAGATTGCTCATAAACCTATAATCGAGCCTGCTTGcaagctttcgagccgaacaCGATTAAACTTTTATCTTTATTGTGCTCTTTTGGGCATACTCCTTTTTAGTGCACTTCGATTTAATTTCTTGTGTAATTTTCGCAATCGAGTGATAAAACTGAGATTGGCTTTCTTTTCATATAAGAAGGGGATAGTGGATAACTCCGATCAAGAATGGATTGCGCACTTCAGCCTCCGACAACCTTGTTATTGAATTAGATACTTTGAAGGAGGAGAAAATATTCCCTTATTGCGGTGATCTTTTTTCTCTGGCGAACAAATATgccattgttttttttatttctctatttgtttgtttttctaacAAACAGATATGTGGCtgcttctttttatttttttaggctcattagttttttttttccctaACAAACAAATATGACATTATGGTAAAAGTAGATCTGTACATGGATCGGGCTAAAGCTGGGTTCGGGTCGAGCCTAACGTAGAAGTGGAAATGACAATGACGTGCATTGAATTTAgaaattattaataattaattatttaattaaaaaacacataaattttatgcttatttaattatttaaattttatattctaaaATTATTATATCTAAGTTTGGTCAATTATCTATTAAATGAACAATATTGtaggttaaaaatttaattgataattaaaaaaattaacaatgttttaggtgtttggttaggaaCGGTTGTTTGCTTATGAAAAGTAACCGTTTACATAAACATAAAATTCATGCTTTTCCAATAGCAACCAAACAATAAATCAGAACAACAAACAATAAACACAGCAATATCAAACCGCAGATAAATCAATCCGACCTCAGTACTTAATTGAGTTTTAAGCCAATAATAAAAGTAgtaagagaaagaaagaatttGGCACAATCCACAACAATGGATAGCGATAGGGATAGGCACATTCCATCCTTTGGCTTCATTTTCTAACCAGAGGCTCGCACTCATCTCTTACAAAAGATGCTACTTCGCTCGAATATCAAATCGGACCCGTGTATTCTCCTGATCCTCTCAAAACTAAATCTAAGCCGTCCATACCTCTCCCCCTTCTGACAGTTTCATCCTACGTGGAATTTAACCGCTTTTTAAATCCGGATTTCAAGTCCGTCCtgtaaaatcaataaataataaaaggcccactattttatttattaattaattaaattattagatttcaaaaatatatatgaaaataaatgaGTAACGAGAAATCGAACCTTACAAACGTGCCCCAAGTGTGCGTGAGAGAGGGAAAGTGTGTTCGAGCTCTAAAGACTTGACCTTTGAGCTTTCAAATCATCGAATTAGGGCTCACTAATCTCAGTAAGTTCCAAGTTTTCTTGCTTAATGCAATTACGTCTCTATTACTTTCCAATTTTCATGCGATTTGCTTCTTATTTTTTCTGAATTCCTCTTGTTTGGTTGCTGTTCTGTTTGACACTTGTCCTGTGGTTCAGAATTATTTTTTCAGTCGTTagggttttttttgttttgtttgtttcgAAAGGAAATCTTGATTTTGTTTTTCTCCAGTTGTTTTTTTCGCGTTCTTTTATGAGAATTTGAATTCTTTATCCTCTGTTTGATGTGAATATGCTGAATTATGCAAATGAAGATTTTTTTACCTGAAGTGAACTAGTTTTTTTGCAATTTGAGGTTAATAAATACGTTTAGCTTAATTCAGCTTAGTTTTAACGCTTACTCTGTAAGAACAGGGCACTATGGGCATAAACATTTGAACTTCCCCCCCATCTGTTTCTTAGCTTGCAAACACAGGATTTTGCTAAACATTTTGGAACATTTGCTAATTTTAATGGTTTTATCTTTTTTTCCCTTCTGTTTTGGGCTATGTTCATTCCCGTCTAGATCTTGTGAGCGCATGTTAATTAGCACTTTGAAGGTATTCTGTGTCATCTAttagtgcatttcttaatgacTTTATGGAAATTCAATTGTTAATTACAATTGTAATGATTGGTATGATCTATGCTTGTTTTTATTTCAATGGGCCATTCATTTTCGTACTGCCTTCCACTTGAATATTTTGTTCTAAAAGGTATGCTTTCTCACTGCATCGCAAAGTATTGATAGGAAATTTAGCTGTAAAATTCACGGTTATCATGTATAGCAAtacactattttttttattgcaagAATCAACTAAATATGTGATGTAATATTGTAGGAATATTGTCTATTATGGGGTTAAATATGAcaattttatgagtttttcatgtccttaaaaaaataacaatttacTGATACTTATAAGTGCATTTGAATTGAACTTGTCCTTTTTCTTTTGGATTTTGTTGGTATGTAGACCCAGCTCTGTTTTTGGGCGTAAATGATCTCCGAGTATCTCCTGAAATTACCTTCTGTTGCAGATTGAATGCTAATGGGTGAGGATGAAAGTGAAGCGAAGGTTCCTGAGATAGAAGAAAATGGGACAAGTGCACCAGACAAATCTGATCAAGCTTTGACCAATAAAAAGGAAGAAAACAATGAAGTGAAAGACATGGACGAcaatacaaaaaataacaaGGAAATTGGTGCTGAAAAGATGGATGAAGACCCCAAGGTAAATGGAGAAAATGAAAGcacagaagaaaaagaaaaggtggtggaagaagaagaaaaggagcAACCTAAAACTGAAGCAGTGCAAAAAGAGACTGTGCCAGAAGGAGATTCTGAGGTTGAAGAAAAGGAGGATACAAAAGAAGAGGTGGTGGAGGAGGTTGAAGAAAAGGAGGATACTAAAGAAGAGGTGGAGGAGGAGGTTGAAAAAAAAGAGGATTCCAAAGAAGAGATTGAGGAGAAGGTTGAAGAAAAGGAGGGTACCAAAGAAGAGGTAGAGGAGGAGGTTGAAGAAAAGGAGGATACCAAACAAGAGGTGGAGGAGAAGGTTGAAGAAAAGGAGGGTACCAAAGAAGAGGTAGAGGAGGAGGTTGAAGAAAAGGAGGATACCAAACAAGAGGTGGAGGAGGAGGTTGAAGAAATGGAAGATACCAAAGAAGAGATGGAGGAGGAGGTTGAAGAAATGGAAGATACCAAAAAAGAGGCGGAGGAGGAGGTTGAAGAAAAGGAGGATACCAAACAAGATGTGGAGGAGGAGGTTGAAGAAATGGAAGATACCAAAGAagaggtggaggaggaggatgaAGGAAAGGAGGGTACCAAACAAGAtgtggaggaggaggaggttGAAGAAATGGAAGATACCAAACAAGATGTGGAGGAGGAGGTTGAAGAAATGGAAGATATGAAAGAAGAGGTTGAGGAGGAGGTTGAAGAAAAGGAGGATACAAAAGAAGAGGCGGAGGAGGAGGTTGAAGAAAAGGAGGATTCGAAAGAAGAGGTGGAGGAGGAGGTTGAAGAAAAGGAAGATACTGAAGAAGATGTGGAGGAGGAAGTTGAAGAAAAGGAGGATACGAAAGAAGAGGTGGAGGAGGAGGTTGATGGATctgaagagaaagaagagaagGTTAAAGagactgagaaaaaggttttgaAGCAACGCAGAAAAGGGAAGAGTGGTGGGGAGAAGAAAAATAGCAGGGAGAAAGTTGAAAAGAAAGGAGTAGTGAAACAGAAAAAGGAGCCAGAGCCCAGGACCCCTGCCCTTGAAAGGCCTCAGCGTGAGCGTAAATCAGTTGAAAGGCTAGTCATTTCTATTGAGAAAGATGCTTCCAAAGAATTTCAAATTGAAAAggtttttatcattattattttttttcatttaaataTCATGTTGTAATTTCATGCTCATTTTTGTATATTTGATTGTAAAATATGTGGGTATTTGAATTTTGTTATATTCACCTTGTAAATTGCAGGGCTGTGGTACCCCACTGAAAGATATACCTAATGGTATGGTCTATGTTTTAATTTCCAGTTCCAGCTTCATTGATTTTTGAGAATATGATTTTGCATCCGGTTGCTTGTTTTGGCATCTTCATCTAGTTAtcttgtttaatttgattttatcactAAAATGTGATTTTACTTCAGTTGCAGGAATGTTGTCTATCTGTCTTACAGTTAAGTTAGAACCATCTAAGTATAGTTTTGGATTCCTTCCCAGTCATAAAATTTTGGAACTGTTGGGCCTATTCTAGATCTTGCGATTTTGTTCAGC encodes:
- the LOC136219245 gene encoding DEK domain-containing chromatin-associated protein 4; translation: MLMGEDESEAKVPEIEENGTSAPDKSDQALTNKKEENNEVKDMDDNTKNNKEIGAEKMDEDPKVNGENESTEEKEKVVEEEEKEQPKTEAVQKETVPEGDSEVEEKEDTKEEVVEEVEEKEDTKEEVEEEVEKKEDSKEEIEEKVEEKEGTKEEVEEEVEEKEDTKQEVEEKVEEKEGTKEEVEEEVEEKEDTKQEVEEEVEEMEDTKEEMEEEVEEMEDTKKEAEEEVEEKEDTKQDVEEEVEEMEDTKEEVEEEDEGKEGTKQDVEEEEVEEMEDTKQDVEEEVEEMEDMKEEVEEEVEEKEDTKEEAEEEVEEKEDSKEEVEEEVEEKEDTEEDVEEEVEEKEDTKEEVEEEVDGSEEKEEKVKETEKKVLKQRRKGKSGGEKKNSREKVEKKGVVKQKKEPEPRTPALERPQRERKSVERLVISIEKDASKEFQIEKGCGTPLKDIPNVAFKLSRRKNDDTLKLFHAILFGRRGKAFQIKSNIFRFSGFVWRENEEKHRIKVKEKFDKCNKEKLLEFCDILDIPHVSKSATRKEDIVMKLIDFLVDPHATSSMLLAGKEKESKTKKRKRVRKSSASGGASSIRSAKRRKKAEDASTTDKRDKHDSEDESEEEEKVEEENEEENENGVPEKSDTEMPGFSESMQNETEEEEESEEYGSKRKRRSKKPSRKAKSKKITTSSKSIAPQKVVEKDLSLKHSEGDDDSDAGKKVFSRKKKNEQVGKEKSSIPSKLKEKSAKKAAKGKEKAKVKEEKLKPSDDELRDAICETLKEVDFNTATFTDILKQLAQQFDTDLTQRKSSIKLMIQTELTRLADEADDEDGEEGDGDAEKDENQSAGKEVEA